GGTCTCGATGGCGTGACCGATCCGGCCGTGCTGAAACCGGTGTTGCTGGCCTTCATCGCCAAGGCGGCCCTGATCGTGGTGGCGCTGACCCTGGTGGCCACCTGGGGGCTCGAAACTCCCCGTGGACCGTCGACCCTCAGCCGCGCCAACGAGCGCGACGATGCCGTCACACTTGCCCAGGCCTGGCAGTTGATCACCTGCAGCCGCCAGGTGCTGATCTTCTTCTTGTTTCTGGTGTTGTTCACCCTGGGGCTTTTTCTGCAGGATCCGATCCTCGAGAGCTACGGCGCCGAGGTCTTCGCCCTGCCGATCGCCGCCACGGCCGCGCTCAACGCCTTCTGGGGCGTGGGCACCCTGGTGGGTCTGGTGTTGGCGGGCCTGCTGATCGTGCCTTGGCTGGGTAAGTTCGCCACGGCGCGCCTGGGTTGTCGTCTGATCGTTGCGACGTTGCTGTTGCTGGTGGTCGCGGGCAGTCTTGCCAGTGTTCCGTTGCTGCGTGTGGCGATGGTGCTCTTCGGCCTCGCTGCGGGCATCGGTACCAATGGCGCCCTCTGCCTGATGCTCGATCTCACCCTCCCCGAGGTGGCCGGTACCTTCGTTGGGGTCTGGGGTCTGGCCCAGGCCCTCTCGCGGGCTGTCGGCAAGGTGGCGGGGGGGGCTCTGCTCGACTTCGGACGCTGGCTGCTCCCTGGTCACGGACCCTTTGGCGCCTATGCCCTGGTGTTGCTGCTGGAAGTGTTCGTTGCCCTGGGTGCCCTCGTGCTGCTGGAGCGCGTCGACCTGCAGCAGTTCCGCCAGGACACCGGCCGCCGCCTCGCCCACGTTCTCTCCCTGGAGCTCGGATGACCACCACCCTTGCCACCTATCCACCTGAGCTGGCTCGGCTGGAAACCCTGGTGGATGCGGTCGCGGACCGCCAGCGTCAGGATTTTGGCCACATGGCCTCCGAGGCCAAGGCCGACGGAAGCCTGATCACCGCTTGCGACCGCTGGAGCGATGAAACCATCGTGCGCGGTCTTGGCGACGCCTTCCCTGGGGAGGGGGTGCTGAGCGAGGAGGGGGACCAGCACGTGCCCATCAGCTCGGCTTACTGGGTCGTCGATCCCCTCGATGGCACCACCAATTTTGCTGCCGGCATTCCCTACTGGGCGATCTCGATTGCCCGCTTCGAGGGGGGACTGCCCGTGTGGGCCGTGCTGGATGTGCCCCCCCTGCGCCAGCGGATCATCGCCGTGCGAGGTCAGGGGGCCTGGCGCAACGGCAAGCTGCTGCAGCCCCCATCGCGACAGGCCGATGTGGCGGGGTGCGCCTCCCTGTGCAGCCGCTCCATCGG
Above is a genomic segment from Cyanobium sp. ATX 6F1 containing:
- a CDS encoding BCD family MFS transporter gives rise to the protein MKLHQVLRLGLFQACLGALAVIFAGLLNRIMITELGMPAVLVGGALAFEQFMAPTRVLFGHVSDARPLGGRHRTPYIWIGTLLFTGLAVLAVPLIFQVASAFNGGSPGAMAAGAAGLCALFAAYGIGISLATTPYLALVIDRTSEAERPRAVSVIWSMLTVGIVVGAIAISLSLKGLDGVTDPAVLKPVLLAFIAKAALIVVALTLVATWGLETPRGPSTLSRANERDDAVTLAQAWQLITCSRQVLIFFLFLVLFTLGLFLQDPILESYGAEVFALPIAATAALNAFWGVGTLVGLVLAGLLIVPWLGKFATARLGCRLIVATLLLLVVAGSLASVPLLRVAMVLFGLAAGIGTNGALCLMLDLTLPEVAGTFVGVWGLAQALSRAVGKVAGGALLDFGRWLLPGHGPFGAYALVLLLEVFVALGALVLLERVDLQQFRQDTGRRLAHVLSLELG
- a CDS encoding inositol monophosphatase family protein, coding for MTTTLATYPPELARLETLVDAVADRQRQDFGHMASEAKADGSLITACDRWSDETIVRGLGDAFPGEGVLSEEGDQHVPISSAYWVVDPLDGTTNFAAGIPYWAISIARFEGGLPVWAVLDVPPLRQRIIAVRGQGAWRNGKLLQPPSRQADVAGCASLCSRSIGVLQKLPDRRFPGKIRLLGVASLNLVSVAMGQTVAALEATPKIWDLAAAWLVLTELECPIRWLLIDPQDQAPGANLAHTDYPVLAARSDSTLETFLPWAKALVAG